A genomic window from Oceanobacillus timonensis includes:
- a CDS encoding carbohydrate ABC transporter permease codes for MNSAISETMTDKIIKMLIYVFLGFATLIVLYPLIYIISASISDPADVNSGKMWLFPKGITFEGYHIIFENGAIWKGYLNTVFYTVLGTTINLAVTIPAAYALSRKDFKGRNLFMAMFVLTMFFSGGLVPTYLVVKSLGLIDTIWAMVLPNAAAVWNIVIARVFFQSTIPKELEEAAIIDGASNFKMFFKIILPLSMPIIAVMGLFYGVGHWNGYFNALIYLSDKELFPLQLVLREILVLQEMASQNTDITGSMAEAMHSKQQLAAVIKYGVMIVSTLPIIIVYPFLQRFFVKGVMIGSLKG; via the coding sequence ATGAATTCAGCTATCAGTGAAACAATGACCGATAAGATAATAAAAATGCTGATTTATGTTTTCCTGGGTTTTGCTACATTGATTGTGCTGTATCCTCTGATCTATATAATCAGCGCATCCATTAGTGATCCTGCTGATGTGAACTCAGGAAAAATGTGGCTTTTTCCTAAAGGAATAACGTTTGAAGGGTACCACATTATTTTTGAGAATGGTGCAATCTGGAAAGGGTATTTAAATACCGTATTCTATACAGTGTTGGGGACAACCATTAACCTTGCAGTCACGATACCTGCAGCATATGCCTTGTCGAGAAAGGATTTTAAGGGAAGAAATTTATTCATGGCTATGTTTGTACTTACTATGTTTTTCAGTGGTGGGCTGGTTCCAACTTATCTGGTTGTCAAAAGTCTTGGGTTAATAGACACTATTTGGGCGATGGTTTTACCAAATGCTGCAGCTGTCTGGAATATCGTTATTGCAAGAGTATTTTTCCAGTCAACGATTCCGAAAGAACTGGAGGAAGCGGCAATTATTGACGGGGCATCTAATTTTAAAATGTTTTTCAAAATTATATTGCCTTTGTCTATGCCGATTATTGCAGTAATGGGACTATTTTATGGTGTAGGTCATTGGAATGGCTATTTTAATGCATTAATTTATTTATCGGACAAAGAATTGTTTCCGCTTCAGCTTGTTCTGAGGGAAATACTTGTTCTACAAGAAATGGCTTCACAAAATACGGATATAACAGGAAGTATGGCAGAAGCGATGCACAGTAAACAACAACTTGCAGCAGTTATCAAATATGGTGTAATGATTGTTTCCACCTTGCCAATTATTATTGTTTATCCATTTTTACAACGTTTCTTTGTAAAGGGGGTTATGATCGGTTCGCTAAAAGGTTAG
- a CDS encoding YesL family protein, translating into MSALNGFIKVFYDFGNWLSKMIYLQILWLIFTILGLGLFGVIPATVAVTTVISKWFQEGYDAPVFQIFLHTYKKQFLRSNGLGIVLIVIGIFLYIDLNISKQVIQSAFLHSLLLFIVLLYTVVLLYFFPVFARYQLKYFQYFKQSFFIAFSRPFETVAMMLCILLLYYLFVYLPVLTFFLGVSLTIFPITWFAHRAFIQLEEKKMN; encoded by the coding sequence ATGTCAGCATTAAACGGCTTTATTAAGGTTTTTTATGATTTTGGAAATTGGCTCTCTAAAATGATCTACTTGCAGATACTCTGGCTTATATTTACTATATTGGGACTTGGGCTGTTTGGGGTTATTCCGGCAACTGTTGCGGTGACTACAGTTATAAGTAAATGGTTTCAGGAAGGATATGATGCGCCTGTTTTTCAGATATTTCTTCATACATATAAGAAACAATTTCTACGATCAAATGGACTCGGAATTGTTCTTATAGTTATAGGTATCTTTCTCTATATAGATTTGAACATCTCTAAACAAGTAATCCAATCTGCGTTTCTTCATTCTTTATTATTATTTATCGTTTTACTATATACCGTAGTTCTATTATATTTCTTTCCTGTATTTGCACGTTATCAGTTAAAATACTTTCAATATTTCAAACAATCTTTTTTCATAGCATTTTCCCGGCCTTTTGAGACTGTTGCCATGATGCTATGTATTTTACTGCTGTATTATTTATTTGTATATCTTCCGGTGCTGACTTTCTTTCTTGGAGTGTCATTGACTATTTTTCCTATTACATGGTTTGCTCATAGAGCTTTTATTCAATTGGAAGAAAAAAAGATGAATTGA
- a CDS encoding extracellular solute-binding protein, whose amino-acid sequence MKHTWRLLLTLILFIAILAACGSDEETQKRDANAQKAAEAEVNKEGFPIVDEEIQLTMMAPGSGVEEWENMELLKDYAEKTNIQFQYVTPPISDFQTKLNLAFTSGDTGDIIYGAGTDNLTPGMEVDYGEQGVLMPLEELIEEYAPNLKKLLEERPDIKKSITTVDGHIYSLPMVSDETTAQWYTGPLWYNGKWLEELGVEELPKTTDEFYELLKRFKEEDPNGNGQADEIPLLDVKMESSRPWLLAAFGIKEWGIEENNGKVRYTPMEEAYKEYLTYMNKLYEEGLLDSETFSQSDEQKKAKGQDSRIGVFPDWYSFFTTGESEEEAVENPMFYPLTNDDSKDPVIPLGHGMTRGIFSISENNPNPEASIRWIDHFYSSEGFEYLNMGPEGYLWEWEDEEKGTKQKLDTPEGYESSEDYRGSLTPDYGITTPSLRNDLDSLGEDTVFEQFIKKETAEKIEPYGEIGYPLVYLTKEEQKEVNNIEVDLKSYVEQMEAKFITGVEPLSNWDNYVDTIEKMNIERYVEIHQDAYNRWKEND is encoded by the coding sequence GTGAAACATACTTGGAGGTTGCTTCTAACTTTAATTTTATTCATTGCCATATTGGCAGCATGTGGTTCAGATGAAGAAACGCAAAAAAGAGATGCAAACGCGCAAAAAGCAGCAGAAGCTGAGGTCAACAAAGAAGGATTCCCCATTGTGGATGAAGAAATACAGTTGACAATGATGGCTCCAGGAAGTGGAGTCGAAGAATGGGAAAACATGGAACTGCTGAAGGACTATGCAGAGAAGACCAACATTCAATTCCAATACGTTACGCCACCAATCAGTGATTTTCAGACAAAACTGAACCTGGCTTTTACCAGCGGAGATACAGGTGATATTATTTATGGGGCAGGAACGGATAATTTGACTCCTGGGATGGAAGTGGATTATGGAGAGCAGGGTGTACTCATGCCGCTAGAAGAATTGATAGAAGAGTATGCACCAAATCTGAAAAAATTGCTGGAAGAAAGACCGGATATTAAAAAGTCGATTACAACCGTTGATGGACATATCTATTCCTTGCCAATGGTTAGTGATGAAACCACAGCTCAGTGGTATACAGGCCCATTATGGTATAACGGGAAATGGTTGGAAGAACTAGGGGTTGAAGAATTACCTAAAACAACAGATGAATTTTATGAATTATTGAAACGGTTTAAAGAAGAGGATCCAAACGGAAATGGACAAGCTGATGAAATTCCATTACTGGACGTGAAAATGGAGAGCTCTCGTCCATGGCTGCTTGCCGCATTTGGCATCAAAGAATGGGGGATTGAAGAAAATAACGGAAAAGTGCGTTATACACCAATGGAGGAAGCATATAAAGAATATTTAACATATATGAATAAACTATATGAAGAAGGATTATTGGATTCAGAAACATTTTCCCAGTCTGATGAACAGAAAAAGGCTAAAGGACAAGACAGCCGCATAGGTGTTTTCCCGGATTGGTACTCTTTCTTTACTACAGGAGAATCAGAAGAAGAAGCTGTTGAGAATCCAATGTTCTATCCTTTGACAAATGATGATTCAAAAGATCCTGTCATCCCTCTGGGGCATGGGATGACAAGAGGTATCTTCTCTATTTCAGAAAACAATCCGAATCCAGAAGCATCGATTCGCTGGATTGATCATTTCTATTCCAGCGAAGGATTTGAATATTTGAATATGGGACCAGAAGGGTATCTATGGGAGTGGGAGGACGAAGAAAAAGGAACAAAGCAGAAGCTTGATACACCGGAAGGATATGAGTCTTCGGAGGATTATCGAGGTTCGCTCACCCCTGACTATGGTATTACGACACCATCATTAAGAAATGATTTGGACAGTCTAGGAGAAGATACTGTATTTGAACAATTTATTAAGAAAGAAACAGCTGAAAAGATTGAACCATATGGTGAAATCGGATACCCGCTTGTTTATTTGACAAAGGAGGAGCAAAAAGAAGTAAATAATATTGAAGTAGACTTGAAATCTTATGTAGAACAGATGGAAGCGAAATTTATTACAGGTGTGGAGCCATTATCTAACTGGGATAACTATGTAGATACCATTGAAAAAATGAATATTGAACGTTACGTCGAAATCCATCAAGATGCTTATAATCGTTGGAAAGAAAACGATTAA
- a CDS encoding ABC transporter permease, producing the protein MDSNTATVLTEEEKRQTPKNRKASTKLPKPKKKKKKILQNWQLYIFILPAFLYFFIFHYIPMYGVQIAFKDFIPSSGIWGSEWVGLEHFKRFFDSYYFWDLIKNTLGLSVYELIIGFPLPIILALALNEAKDGLYKRTVQTVTYAPHFISVVVMAGMIIAFLSPATGIINHGLTLLGFDPIPFMSDPKWFKTVYVFSGVWQSTGWGTIIYLAALSGVDPQHHEAAIVDGASRLQRIWHINIPALVPTMIILLIMNLGNIMAMGFEKILLLQNPLNLESSNVIATFVYQAGLLDAQYSFASAVGLFNSVINAILLITVNQIARKRSETSLW; encoded by the coding sequence ATGGATTCAAATACAGCAACGGTCTTAACCGAGGAGGAAAAACGACAAACACCAAAAAACAGGAAAGCCTCGACAAAATTGCCGAAGCCAAAAAAGAAGAAGAAAAAAATACTACAGAATTGGCAACTGTACATTTTTATTTTACCTGCCTTTTTGTACTTTTTTATTTTTCATTATATTCCTATGTACGGTGTTCAAATTGCCTTTAAAGATTTTATTCCTTCGAGCGGTATTTGGGGAAGCGAATGGGTAGGGCTGGAACATTTTAAACGATTTTTTGATTCTTATTATTTCTGGGATCTTATAAAGAATACGTTGGGACTCAGCGTGTATGAATTAATTATCGGATTTCCACTACCTATTATTTTGGCGTTGGCTTTGAACGAAGCAAAGGATGGACTGTATAAAAGAACGGTACAAACGGTCACTTATGCGCCTCATTTTATATCAGTCGTAGTAATGGCCGGTATGATTATTGCTTTTCTCTCTCCTGCAACGGGGATTATAAACCATGGGCTTACATTATTGGGATTTGATCCAATTCCTTTTATGAGTGATCCGAAATGGTTTAAGACAGTATATGTTTTTTCCGGCGTATGGCAAAGTACGGGCTGGGGAACGATTATTTATTTGGCGGCGCTTTCAGGAGTGGACCCTCAGCATCATGAAGCAGCGATTGTTGATGGAGCATCTAGGTTGCAGCGAATCTGGCATATCAACATTCCCGCTCTCGTACCGACAATGATTATATTGTTAATTATGAATCTAGGAAATATCATGGCGATGGGGTTCGAGAAAATCTTACTTTTACAAAATCCGCTTAACTTGGAATCGTCTAATGTTATTGCAACATTTGTTTATCAGGCTGGTTTATTAGATGCACAGTACAGTTTTGCATCCGCCGTCGGTCTATTTAACTCAGTAATTAACGCAATTCTACTTATTACTGTCAATCAAATTGCAAGAAAACGGTCAGAAACAAGTTTATGGTAA
- a CDS encoding extracellular solute-binding protein — translation MGNKVMMILVTIVAIGLISACSSDIEENGQHADNIEVREEGFPIVDEEITMTMMGPNAQGTEWEDMPFFQDYAEETNIQFEFNTPPASDFGTNLNLALSSGDLDDIIYGPIDLTSGMEGEYGEQGQFLPLEDLIEEYGPNIKKVLEERPDIKKSITSADGHIYALPHINTDHRGKWVNPVWYNGKWLNSLGIEKLPESTDDLYDLLIQFRDEDPNENGKADEIPISSEGIEPIRMLFLNAFGLKSQGIEEIDGEVRYAPITENYKEYLIYMSKLYEENLLDPEIFSQSEDQVTAKGQENKIGLLGGYYSYFLTGEANDEAINNPMTVPLTSPVSDELIVTASQGFSRGAFILTKENLYPEASIRWVDYFYTEDGGVYLDQGPEGYRWEWADEEKNKRNQLPLPEEYDNTEDYRKTLTPSYGIAAPFLNPPLDVKEEPDNFALFTIDETEEKREPYYQVAIPEVSIKREEQKEINAIEVDLESYVEQMEAKFITGVEPISNWDNYVETIKGMGIERYVEIHQEAYDSWKSN, via the coding sequence ATGGGGAACAAAGTGATGATGATACTTGTAACAATTGTTGCAATAGGTTTAATATCAGCTTGTTCATCGGATATAGAGGAGAATGGGCAACATGCCGACAATATAGAGGTAAGGGAAGAAGGTTTTCCAATTGTAGATGAAGAAATTACGATGACGATGATGGGGCCTAATGCACAAGGTACAGAATGGGAGGATATGCCCTTTTTTCAAGATTATGCAGAAGAAACCAATATTCAATTTGAATTTAATACTCCTCCAGCCAGTGACTTTGGCACAAACTTAAATCTTGCTCTATCCAGTGGTGATTTAGATGATATTATTTATGGGCCAATTGATTTGACTTCAGGTATGGAAGGAGAATATGGAGAACAGGGTCAATTTTTACCTTTAGAGGATCTAATTGAAGAGTATGGACCAAACATCAAAAAAGTACTAGAAGAAAGACCAGATATCAAAAAATCGATTACTTCAGCAGACGGTCATATTTATGCTTTGCCACACATTAATACGGATCACAGAGGAAAATGGGTGAATCCTGTGTGGTATAACGGAAAATGGCTGAATTCTTTGGGGATAGAGAAGTTGCCTGAATCAACAGATGACCTTTATGATTTATTAATTCAATTCAGGGATGAAGATCCAAATGAAAATGGAAAAGCGGATGAAATTCCAATCAGCAGTGAAGGAATAGAACCTATTAGAATGCTATTTCTTAACGCTTTTGGTTTAAAAAGCCAAGGTATAGAAGAAATTGATGGAGAAGTTCGCTATGCGCCAATAACGGAAAATTATAAAGAATATCTAATATATATGAGCAAATTATATGAGGAGAACTTGTTGGATCCCGAGATATTCTCTCAATCTGAAGACCAGGTAACCGCAAAAGGACAGGAAAATAAAATTGGTCTGCTTGGTGGCTACTATTCTTACTTTTTAACTGGGGAGGCAAATGATGAAGCCATAAATAATCCAATGACTGTTCCATTAACGAGTCCGGTATCGGATGAGTTAATCGTAACTGCATCGCAAGGTTTTAGCCGCGGCGCTTTTATTTTAACGAAAGAAAACCTTTATCCTGAGGCATCTATCAGATGGGTAGATTATTTTTATACCGAGGATGGAGGAGTTTACCTCGATCAGGGACCTGAGGGATATAGATGGGAATGGGCTGATGAAGAAAAAAATAAAAGAAATCAGCTTCCTCTACCTGAAGAGTATGACAATACAGAAGATTACCGTAAAACGTTAACACCGTCGTATGGAATTGCAGCACCATTTTTGAATCCTCCTCTAGATGTAAAAGAAGAGCCTGATAATTTTGCTCTTTTTACAATTGATGAAACAGAAGAAAAAAGAGAACCATATTACCAGGTTGCTATTCCTGAAGTAAGTATAAAAAGAGAAGAGCAAAAAGAAATAAATGCGATTGAAGTAGATTTGGAGTCATATGTGGAACAGATGGAAGCAAAATTTATCACCGGTGTGGAACCAATTTCAAATTGGGATAATTATGTAGAAACAATAAAAGGAATGGGTATTGAGAGATATGTTGAAATTCATCAGGAAGCCTATGATAGCTGGAAGAGTAACTAG
- a CDS encoding AraC family transcriptional regulator, whose product MSKFKWIKSRLLFKYIVSYLLIFLIPFSILSFIVYKNSVSSLREEIEQANISKLEQVKQLTDGRMNELKTLAARISYDPRLTPYMVSDDYYGGEAIDELKKYKANSSIIEELFVYYHSKDILYSTNGSYPLNVLLERKYQFEDWEKEQFIEELHTNLPIIKSAENIITNEGNKERVVAYLYPIAPNNPTPYGTVMFFIKESMMNDQMETILGDFEGNAYILNENNEEVAAAIHDEEIAQSNLGRVIGNKEGIDNLKINGNEYSRSTVKSEDSDWTFVTIMDTDQFFGKLQHTKQLIILIMTGIFVLGIVLAVCLGRNQYKPIKRLFELTNDGHNNENKNELETIQHRISHIYHDYQLINETVDLQQPFAREQLLVRLLRGDINDEKEIEKMLDTLHIPIKAEAYFVAIIFFEEKNVKANVVEAREKILKDFSELALMNAVGQAVNLLYNDTFALIIGLEKRQGNVWKERGQVIGEIQYYMRKMLSSDPTISVGGICNEKKSINRSYIEALAAMDYKFMYPVGSIINFEDISLEQEQVFGYPREEQIKLVQSLKQGNVAVAKETLTDIFSLHTKKGLPLHAVKLIYYDIINTVIKTISDLGLRNHIQNIDKLAEFSSSEQLHKDLLTMIQEVCREVAKDKESHNDQLRKDILNYIQIHFEQYDLSLGKIAVEFQLSASYVSRFIKDQTGVNFSEYVQELRMNYVKQQLVKSNDSIKQIVLNVGYKDVANFTRKFKKNVGITPGQYRRFNR is encoded by the coding sequence GTGTCAAAATTTAAATGGATAAAATCCCGCTTATTATTTAAATATATTGTCTCCTACCTATTAATATTTCTGATTCCATTTTCTATTTTGAGTTTTATCGTATACAAAAATTCAGTTTCCAGTTTACGTGAAGAAATTGAACAAGCCAATATTAGTAAACTGGAACAAGTTAAACAATTGACAGATGGAAGAATGAATGAATTGAAAACGCTTGCGGCAAGGATATCCTATGATCCTCGTTTAACTCCCTATATGGTGAGTGATGATTATTACGGTGGTGAGGCCATCGATGAGTTGAAAAAATATAAAGCAAACAGTTCTATTATAGAAGAATTATTTGTTTATTATCATTCGAAAGATATTTTATATTCTACCAATGGTTCTTATCCGCTTAATGTACTCTTAGAAAGAAAATACCAGTTTGAGGATTGGGAAAAAGAGCAATTCATAGAAGAATTGCATACGAATTTACCAATAATCAAATCTGCTGAGAATATCATTACAAACGAAGGAAATAAGGAACGTGTTGTCGCTTATTTGTACCCAATTGCACCAAATAATCCAACACCGTATGGAACGGTGATGTTTTTTATTAAGGAATCCATGATGAATGACCAGATGGAAACAATTCTGGGCGATTTTGAAGGAAATGCGTATATTTTAAATGAAAATAATGAAGAAGTTGCAGCTGCAATACATGATGAAGAAATTGCACAATCAAATTTAGGGAGAGTTATTGGAAATAAGGAGGGGATTGATAATTTAAAAATTAACGGGAATGAGTATTCACGTTCAACAGTTAAATCAGAAGACAGTGATTGGACGTTTGTAACGATTATGGATACAGATCAGTTTTTTGGAAAATTGCAGCATACAAAACAATTAATCATTTTGATCATGACAGGTATTTTTGTGCTGGGCATCGTACTTGCTGTTTGTTTGGGCAGAAATCAATACAAACCGATAAAAAGATTGTTTGAACTGACAAATGATGGCCATAATAATGAAAATAAAAATGAATTGGAAACCATTCAGCACCGTATTTCACATATTTATCACGACTATCAGTTGATTAATGAAACGGTCGATTTACAACAGCCTTTTGCAAGAGAGCAACTGTTGGTCCGTTTGTTAAGAGGAGATATAAATGACGAGAAAGAAATAGAAAAAATGCTGGATACATTGCATATTCCGATAAAAGCGGAAGCCTACTTTGTTGCCATAATCTTTTTTGAGGAAAAAAACGTTAAAGCAAATGTGGTAGAAGCAAGAGAGAAAATATTAAAGGATTTTTCGGAACTTGCACTGATGAATGCCGTTGGCCAGGCTGTCAATTTACTTTACAATGATACCTTTGCATTGATTATCGGCTTGGAGAAAAGACAAGGAAATGTTTGGAAAGAAAGAGGACAGGTAATTGGAGAAATACAATATTATATGAGAAAGATGCTTTCTTCAGATCCTACCATTAGTGTGGGAGGAATTTGTAATGAAAAAAAATCAATCAATCGTTCTTACATTGAAGCCCTCGCAGCTATGGATTATAAATTTATGTATCCAGTGGGGAGTATCATTAACTTTGAAGACATCAGTTTAGAACAGGAGCAGGTCTTTGGTTATCCCAGAGAAGAACAAATAAAATTGGTACAAAGTTTAAAACAGGGTAATGTGGCAGTAGCAAAGGAAACATTAACTGATATTTTTTCACTGCATACAAAGAAAGGACTTCCACTGCACGCTGTGAAGCTGATATACTATGACATTATTAATACGGTTATTAAAACAATATCGGATCTTGGACTCAGGAACCACATACAAAATATTGATAAACTTGCAGAATTTAGTTCGTCTGAACAGCTGCATAAAGACCTGTTGACAATGATTCAGGAAGTGTGTAGAGAAGTTGCAAAAGATAAAGAGAGTCATAATGATCAGTTAAGAAAAGATATCCTAAACTATATACAAATCCATTTTGAACAGTACGATCTGTCGCTGGGAAAAATTGCAGTTGAATTCCAACTATCAGCATCATATGTCAGTCGTTTTATTAAAGATCAAACTGGTGTTAATTTCTCTGAATATGTACAAGAGCTAAGAATGAATTATGTTAAACAGCAGTTGGTAAAAAGCAATGATTCAATCAAACAGATTGTTTTGAATGTCGGGTATAAGGATGTTGCTAATTTTACCAGGAAATTCAAAAAGAATGTTGGGATTACACCTGGACAATATCGCAGGTTTAATAGATAA
- the eno gene encoding phosphopyruvate hydratase, protein MPYITDVYAREILDSRGNPTVEVEIFTESGAFGSAIVPSGASTGEYEAVELRDGDKDRYLGKGVEKAVENVNENIAPELIGLDVTRQNIIDALMIDLDGTENKGKLGANAILGVSMAAARAAANYLEVPLYNYLGGFNAKTLPTPMMNILNGGEHADNNVDIQEFMIMPVGADSFKEALRTGAEIFHALKKVLGSKGYNTGVGDEGGFAPNLGSNEEALQTIVEAIEAAGYKPGEEVKLAMDVAASEIYSDGKYNLKGEGVVRTAEEMVDWYEEMISKYPIISIEDGLDENDWEGFKVLTERIGDKVQLVGDDLFVTNTNKLSRGIEEGIGNSILVKVNQIGTLTETFEAIEMAKRAGYTAVVSHRSGETEDTSIADIAVATNAGQIKTGAPSRTDRVAKYNQLLRIEDELAGMGVYGGLTSFYNLADK, encoded by the coding sequence ATGCCATATATTACGGACGTTTACGCAAGAGAGATATTAGACTCAAGAGGAAACCCTACTGTTGAGGTAGAAATTTTCACTGAATCTGGAGCATTTGGCTCGGCAATCGTACCAAGCGGTGCTTCCACAGGGGAATATGAAGCAGTAGAATTACGTGATGGTGACAAAGACCGTTATCTAGGAAAAGGTGTAGAAAAAGCAGTAGAAAATGTGAATGAAAACATCGCTCCTGAATTAATCGGTTTAGATGTAACACGTCAAAACATCATTGATGCATTAATGATTGATTTAGATGGTACGGAAAATAAAGGAAAACTGGGTGCGAATGCTATCCTGGGCGTATCCATGGCAGCAGCCCGCGCAGCAGCAAATTATTTAGAAGTTCCTTTATACAATTATCTTGGCGGATTCAACGCTAAAACACTGCCAACACCAATGATGAACATCCTAAATGGTGGAGAGCATGCGGATAATAATGTAGATATCCAAGAATTCATGATTATGCCTGTAGGTGCGGATTCTTTCAAAGAAGCATTACGCACAGGTGCGGAAATCTTCCATGCTTTGAAAAAAGTATTAGGATCCAAAGGCTACAATACAGGCGTTGGTGACGAAGGTGGATTTGCTCCAAACCTTGGTTCCAATGAAGAAGCACTTCAAACTATTGTAGAAGCCATTGAAGCTGCCGGTTATAAACCTGGTGAAGAAGTAAAACTTGCAATGGACGTGGCTGCTTCTGAAATCTACAGCGACGGGAAATACAATCTAAAAGGTGAAGGCGTGGTACGTACTGCTGAAGAAATGGTTGACTGGTATGAAGAAATGATTTCCAAATACCCAATCATCTCCATTGAAGATGGCCTGGATGAAAACGACTGGGAAGGCTTCAAAGTATTAACAGAGCGTATTGGCGATAAAGTACAATTAGTAGGTGACGACTTGTTTGTTACAAACACAAACAAACTTTCCAGAGGTATCGAAGAAGGAATCGGAAACTCCATCCTTGTTAAAGTGAACCAAATCGGTACGCTTACCGAAACGTTTGAAGCAATCGAAATGGCAAAACGCGCCGGCTATACTGCTGTTGTTTCTCACCGCTCTGGTGAAACAGAAGATACAAGCATTGCAGATATCGCAGTTGCTACAAACGCTGGTCAAATTAAAACAGGAGCGCCATCACGGACCGACCGTGTTGCGAAATACAATCAGTTACTTCGTATTGAAGATGAATTAGCTGGTATGGGTGTATATGGCGGTTTAACTTCATTTTATAATTTGGCTGATAAATAA
- a CDS encoding sugar phosphate isomerase/epimerase family protein, which translates to MKLGISSYSLVKTLNDGEMTILDVIDWTAAQGGEHIELVPMGYTLTDNPDLIKKIKKKAKEVGIEISNYAIGADFLPATEEAFEQEVERVKKEIDIANALGVKRMRHDVSFNPTQETSIQQFEKDLPRLVEACQRIADYAKKYDIVTSIENHGFYVQASDRIQRLLSIVDRENFKTTLDVGNFLCVDEDPVAAVKKNIKDASMVHIKDFYYRPASSHHLGEGWFQTASGNFLRGAISGHGDINLYDIIHIIKQSGYDGYISIEFEGMEECKQATKISLNNVQNIWNKI; encoded by the coding sequence ATGAAGCTTGGTATAAGTTCTTATAGTTTAGTGAAAACGCTGAATGACGGGGAAATGACCATTTTAGATGTTATTGATTGGACAGCAGCCCAGGGCGGAGAGCATATTGAACTGGTGCCGATGGGTTACACGTTGACCGATAACCCGGATTTAATTAAAAAAATTAAAAAAAAGGCAAAAGAGGTTGGAATTGAAATATCTAATTATGCTATTGGAGCAGATTTTCTGCCGGCTACAGAAGAAGCATTTGAACAGGAGGTGGAACGTGTCAAAAAAGAAATAGATATTGCTAACGCGTTAGGTGTTAAGCGGATGCGGCATGATGTTTCATTTAATCCAACTCAGGAAACATCGATTCAACAGTTTGAAAAAGACTTGCCAAGGTTGGTGGAAGCCTGCCAACGGATAGCTGACTACGCAAAGAAATACGATATTGTTACCAGCATTGAAAATCACGGTTTTTATGTTCAGGCAAGCGATCGGATTCAGCGTCTGCTTAGTATTGTGGACCGGGAAAATTTTAAAACGACTTTGGATGTCGGAAATTTCCTCTGTGTGGATGAAGACCCTGTTGCTGCCGTGAAGAAAAATATAAAAGATGCCTCCATGGTGCATATCAAGGATTTCTATTATCGTCCAGCATCTTCGCATCATCTTGGTGAGGGCTGGTTTCAAACAGCTTCAGGTAATTTTTTGCGCGGAGCAATCAGTGGACATGGAGATATCAACCTGTACGATATCATCCATATTATCAAGCAATCCGGCTATGATGGATACATTTCGATTGAATTCGAAGGAATGGAAGAATGCAAACAAGCTACAAAAATCAGTTTGAACAATGTTCAGAACATCTGGAACAAAATCTGA